In one window of Maribacter dokdonensis DSW-8 DNA:
- a CDS encoding LytR/AlgR family response regulator transcription factor, translated as MKVIIVEDELAASDNLAYLLTKIDPNIEIVTVLDTVKAAIDFFSNPFEGILVFMDIHLADGISFEIFDQVTINIPIIFTTAYDQYALKAFKVNSIDYLLKPIDQEELSDALDRFNAQNQKKGMDEQQMQSLLHLIQTKPNRYKQTFLVGIGDQLLPIKTADIAYFYIDTGVVKAVTVQERSYVLDIKLEEVEEALDPTLFYRANRQFILRREAIVTIKLHFNSKLLVEVHPPCSERIVVSKAKASDFKSWVGR; from the coding sequence ATGAAAGTAATAATTGTAGAAGATGAACTTGCCGCTAGTGATAACTTGGCGTATCTGCTGACCAAGATCGATCCAAATATTGAGATCGTTACGGTGTTAGATACCGTTAAGGCTGCCATAGATTTTTTCAGTAATCCATTTGAAGGTATTTTGGTGTTTATGGATATTCACTTGGCAGACGGTATTTCATTTGAGATTTTTGATCAGGTCACTATTAACATCCCTATTATATTCACCACCGCTTATGACCAGTATGCGTTAAAGGCATTTAAAGTGAATAGTATTGATTATCTGTTGAAGCCTATTGATCAAGAAGAGCTTTCAGATGCCTTGGATCGCTTTAATGCCCAAAATCAAAAAAAGGGTATGGACGAGCAGCAGATGCAAAGTCTCTTACATTTAATACAGACCAAGCCCAATAGGTATAAACAAACATTTTTAGTGGGTATCGGTGATCAATTGTTGCCTATTAAAACTGCGGATATTGCCTATTTTTATATAGATACCGGTGTGGTAAAAGCGGTTACGGTGCAAGAGCGTTCGTATGTTTTGGATATCAAGTTAGAGGAAGTGGAAGAGGCACTTGACCCAACACTTTTCTATAGGGCAAACCGGCAATTTATATTACGTAGAGAAGCTATTGTGACTATAAAACTACACTTTAACAGTAAGCTGTTGGTAGAAGTCCATCCGCCGTGTAGTGAGCGTATTGTAGTGAGCAAGGCAAAAGCATCGGATTTTAAAAGTTGGGTAGGTAGGTGA
- a CDS encoding DinB family protein, translating into MKKTILFISLILCTKTTLVAQQDQFLEDSMERLENSRKYLLLVAEMMPEEKYGYKATAESLSFSEHLMHIGFALDWHSQSLLGGREARVYQTDTVFKPAHKTKAEMMARIDQTFTEAIALLKDFDPKALDDHLDYFGLDRSKRQICMLLADHITHHRGQMLVAMRLNGLTPPRYVLYQ; encoded by the coding sequence ATGAAAAAAACAATTCTATTTATCTCTCTCATCCTATGTACCAAAACAACATTGGTTGCCCAACAAGATCAATTTCTAGAAGATAGTATGGAGCGTTTGGAGAACTCCCGCAAGTATTTGCTCTTAGTCGCAGAAATGATGCCCGAAGAAAAATATGGTTACAAAGCCACGGCAGAATCTTTGAGCTTCTCCGAGCATCTAATGCACATTGGTTTTGCGCTAGATTGGCATAGCCAGTCGCTTTTAGGTGGTCGTGAAGCCCGTGTTTACCAAACCGATACCGTTTTTAAACCTGCCCATAAGACCAAGGCGGAAATGATGGCACGTATAGACCAAACCTTTACCGAAGCCATTGCCTTATTAAAGGATTTTGACCCCAAAGCATTGGATGATCATTTGGACTATTTTGGGCTGGATCGCTCTAAAAGGCAAATATGTATGCTGTTGGCAGACCATATTACCCACCATAGAGGGCAAATGTTGGTTGCCATGCGCTTGAACGGTCTTACGCCACCACGGTACGTTTTGTATCAATAA
- a CDS encoding DUF2130 domain-containing protein, which yields MVDKIKCPNCAHEFDVEEALSGKMQAHFKAEYERKVAEQAEKFNKERRKLELEVEEFEKKKEKENELFKEKLAQRLAKESEKIQKQTNESFEQQLRALQQENEKKKEENRALRAQEIDLLKRENELKEKAEELKMNVQKELLEKQSIIEEKAKAKEREAMALKEKEYQKQLDDQKKLIDEMKRKAEQGSMQMQGEIQELALEELLRNTYPFDNIDEVGKGIRGADCIQTVINSLQQTCGSIVYESKRTKNFSNDWINKLKQDQINCKADIAVIVTETFPPDMDRFGEKNGVWICGFNEVKSVSLVLRELLLKTQSIKSSDENKGDKMELLYSYLTSNEFVQNINRIIENYDSMIKQLNYEKKAAYKNFAVREKQIWGVQENINVLFGSIKGIAGNSLSTSTILDLPDAEIDD from the coding sequence ATGGTAGATAAAATTAAATGTCCGAATTGTGCGCATGAGTTTGATGTTGAAGAGGCGCTTTCTGGCAAAATGCAGGCTCATTTTAAGGCTGAATACGAACGTAAAGTAGCAGAGCAGGCAGAGAAATTCAATAAAGAACGTAGAAAGCTTGAACTTGAGGTAGAAGAGTTCGAGAAAAAGAAAGAAAAAGAGAACGAGCTTTTTAAAGAGAAGCTGGCGCAACGTCTTGCCAAGGAATCTGAAAAAATACAAAAGCAGACCAACGAATCTTTTGAGCAGCAATTGCGTGCCCTACAACAAGAGAACGAGAAAAAGAAAGAGGAGAACAGAGCTTTGCGCGCCCAAGAGATCGATCTTTTAAAACGTGAGAACGAATTAAAGGAGAAAGCCGAGGAACTGAAGATGAACGTGCAAAAAGAGCTGCTAGAGAAGCAATCTATCATAGAAGAAAAAGCCAAGGCAAAAGAGCGTGAGGCCATGGCGCTGAAAGAGAAGGAATACCAAAAGCAACTGGACGATCAAAAGAAACTTATTGATGAAATGAAGCGTAAGGCCGAACAAGGTTCTATGCAAATGCAGGGCGAAATACAAGAACTTGCCTTAGAAGAGTTGCTACGTAACACCTACCCTTTTGATAATATAGACGAGGTTGGCAAGGGTATTCGCGGGGCAGATTGTATACAAACGGTCATTAACTCCCTTCAGCAGACCTGTGGTTCTATCGTATATGAGAGCAAGCGTACCAAAAACTTCAGTAATGATTGGATCAATAAGCTGAAGCAAGACCAGATCAATTGCAAGGCAGATATTGCGGTAATCGTTACTGAGACCTTTCCACCAGATATGGATCGCTTTGGGGAGAAGAACGGTGTATGGATCTGTGGGTTCAACGAGGTAAAAAGTGTATCACTGGTGCTGCGCGAGTTGCTGCTAAAAACACAATCGATCAAATCATCTGACGAGAACAAGGGCGATAAAATGGAACTTTTATATTCTTATCTTACCAGTAACGAGTTTGTACAGAACATTAATAGAATTATTGAAAACTATGATTCTATGATCAAGCAACTGAACTACGAGAAAAAAGCCGCATACAAGAATTTTGCGGTTAGGGAAAAGCAAATTTGGGGCGTTCAAGAGAATATTAACGTGCTGTTTGGTTCTATTAAAGGTATTGCCGGTAACTCATTATCTACCTCAACGATTCTTGACCTTCCGGATGCGGAGATTGATGATTAG